The Populus alba chromosome 4, ASM523922v2, whole genome shotgun sequence genome contains a region encoding:
- the LOC118050813 gene encoding protein CHROMATIN REMODELING 25, with the protein MEDDQVEEEEEEEEESLSPSDSSDEYTVDREEEDDDGEEGERRVAQYPQFDEDRKSKNVDDLLRGNLVVRRQPLLPRVLSVTEGAAICRKPFKPPCSNGYNDGNEHLARRLWARKRFVPWGSSKPVLVAVANIFNVPSVVENEVVEESVTLPPGIDPLVLWQPEESEDGVGNLMPIVVDPLLVRFLRPHQREGVQFMFECVSGFYSTANINGCILADDMGLGKTLQSITLLYTLLGQGFDGKPMVKKIIIATPTSLVSNWEAEIKKWVGERVKLIALCESTREDVVSGIDSFTNPSSPFQVLIVSYETFRMHSSKFSNSESCDLLICDEAHRLKNDQTITNRALASLSCKRRILLSGTPMQNDLEEFFAMVNFTNPGVLGDAAYFRRYYETPIICGREPTATEEEKKLGAERSGELSAKVNQFILRRTNALLSNHLPPKIVEVVCCKLTPLQAELYNHFIHSKNVKRAITEEAKKSKILAYITALKKLCNHPKLIFDTIKNGSPGISGFEDCMRFFPPGMFSGRSGSWTGGDGAWVELSGKMHVLARLLAHLHLRTDDRIVLVSNYTQTLDLFSQLCRERRYPHIRLDGTTSISKRQKLVNRFNDPSKDEFVFLLSSKAGGCGLNLIGGNRLVLFDPDWNPANDKQAAARVWRDGQKKRVYIYRFLSTGTIEEKVYQRQMSKEGLQKVIQHEQNDSLAAQENCLSTEDLRDLFTFQENVRSEIHEKMNCARCLSSDGELEGIGDVDESTYENCMPNQEVFDIGGFAAIAGCLDKLKSSEKQVGTPLEEDLGSWGHHFHSTSVPDTILQASAGDEVSFVFTNQVDGKLVPIESKPSPRVLGIKGNESRFNDKENLDRNPRLSRYQKPQQSLSSNIDAKKVTPSASLIPLQRPGVKRTRTPLKGIANAELKSKLSFGSQLPLKRPSSPSDLEHDDNFR; encoded by the exons ATGGAAGACGAtcaagtagaagaagaagaagaagaagaagaagagagtctCTCACCCTCCGATTCAAGCGACGAGTACACTGTCGATCGCgaagaagaagacgacgacGGCGAGGAGGGAGAGCGACGAGTGGCACAATATCCACAGTTTGATGAAGATCGCAAGTCGAAGAATGTAGACGATCTCTTGAG AGGCAACCTTGTAGTAAGGAGACAGCCACTGCTTCCTCGAGTTCTTTCAGTGACAGAAGGGGCAGCTATTTGTCGGAAACCCTTTAAACCCCCATGTTCCAATGGTTATAATGATGGAAATGAACATCTTGCTCGTCGACTTTGGGCCCGGAAACGGTTCGTTCCATGGGGTTCTTCAAAACCAGTGTTGGTTGCAGTAGCAAATATATTTAATGTACCAAGTGTGGTGGAGAACGAAGTAGTGGAGGAAAGTGTGACTTTGCCACCCGGTATTGATCCTTTGGTGTTGTGGCAACCTGAAGAGTCTGAGGATGGAGTTGGTAATTTGATGCCGATAGTGGTGGATCCTTTGCTTGTTCGGTTCCTTCGACCTCATCAAAG AGAAGGGGTTCAGTTCATGTTTGAATGTGTTTCGGGATTTTATAGCACTGCAAATATTAATGGATGCATTCTGGCTGATGATATGGG TCTGGGGAAGACACTGCAGTCAATCACATTGCTGTACACTCTTCTTGGTCAAGGGTTTGATGGAAAACCTatggttaaaaaaatcattattgcCACCCCAACCAGCCTTGTCAGTAATTGGGAGGCTGAAATAAAAAAGTGGGTTGGGGAAAGAGTTAAGCTTATAGCTCTCTGTGAAAGCACCAGAGAAGATGTTGTCTCTGGGATTGACAGTTTCACAAATCCTAGCAGCCCTTTCCAG GTTCTGATTGTTTCATATGAGACGTTCCGGATGCATTCTTCAAAATTTAGCAATAGTGAATCTTGTGACCTTCTCATATGTGATGAGGCCCACAGACTTAAAAATGATCAGACAATAACAAATCGG GCACTAGCTTCCCTGTCATGCAAACGCCGCATCTTGTTGTCAGGAACTCCAATGCAA AATGACCTAGAAGAGTTTTTTGCAATGGTTAACTTCACCAATCCAGGAGTTTTGGGTGATGCTGCATATTTTCGCCGTTACTATGAG ACACCAATCATTTGTGGAAGGGAACCAACTGCCactgaagaagagaagaagctagGTGCTGAACGCTCAGGAGAACTGAGTGCGAAAGTAAATCAG TTTATACTGAGAAGGACAAATGCATTGTTATCAAATCACCTGCCACCAAAG ATTGTAGAAGTTGTTTGCTGCAAGTTGACTCCTCTCCAGGCAGAGTTATATAACCATTTTATACATTCAAAAAAT GTTAAACGGGCAATCACTGAAGAGGCAAAGAAATCAAAGATATTGGCCTACATCACAGCTCTTAAGAAGCTGTGCAATCATCCAAAG CTTATCTTTGACACCATAAAAAACGGAAGTCCAGGAATTTCAGGGTTTGAGGACTGCATGCGCTTTTTCCCTCCTGGGATGTTCTCTGGAAG ATCTGGTTCATGGACTGGTGGTGATGGGGCTTGGGTTGAATTGTCTGGTAAAATGCATGTCTTGGCCCGATTACTTGCCCATCTACATCTGAGAACAGATGATCGCATTGTACTTGTCTCAAACTATACTCAG ACACTTGACCTTTTTTCTCAATTGTGCCGTGAAAGAAGATATCCCCATATAAGGCTTGATGGAACCACATCAATCAGTAAAAGACAGAAGTTAGTTAATCGCTTTAATGATCCATCAAAG GATGAGTTTGTATTTCTCTTAAGCAGTAAGGCTGGTGGCTGTGGCCTCAATCTAATCGGTGGTAACCGACTTGTCTTGTTTGATCCTGACTGGAATCCTGCCAATGACAAGCAA GCAGCTGCGAGAGTATGGCGGGATGGACAAAAGAAGAGGGTATATATCTACAGGTTCCTGAGCACCGGAACCATTGAAGAAAAG GTTTATCAGCGTCAAATGTCAAAAGAGGGGCTTCAAAAAGTTATTCAGCATGAGCAAAATGATAGCCTTGCGGCACAG GAAAATTGTCTTTCAACTGAAGATTTACGTGATTTGTTCACATTTCAGGAGAATGTCAG GTCTGAAATACATGAAAAGATGAACTGTGCCCGCTGTCTATCTTCTGATGGGGAACTTGAGGGCATAGGAGATGTAGATGAATCTACATATGAGAATTGTATGCCCAATCAAGAGGTGTTCGATATAGGTGGCTTTGCCGCAATTGCTGGATGCCTGGACAAGTTGAAGAGCTCAGAGAAGCAA GTAGGGACTCCTTTGGAAGAGGATTTGGGCAGCTGGGGGCATCACTTTCACTCGACATCAGTGCCTGATACTATACTTCAAGCTTCAGCTGGTGATGAG GTTTCTTTTGTCTTCACGAACCAAGTAGATGGGAAGCTTGTACCAATTGAATCAAAGCCAAGTCCAAGGGTGCTGGGGATAAAAGGGAACGAGAGCCGGTtcaatgataaagaaaatcTGGACCGAAATCCGAGGTTATCTCGTTATCAGAAGCCACAACAATCTCTATCTTCCAACATAGATGCTAAAAAGGTCACACCATCTGCCTCTCTCATACCTTTGCAAAGACCAGGTGTGAAACGGACGAGAACTCCTTTAAAAGGAATTGCTAATGCAGAATTAAAATCTAAACTCTCATTTGGAAGTCAACTGCCATTGAAAAGACCATCATCTCCTTCCGATTTAGAACATGATGATAATTTTCGGTAG
- the LOC118050815 gene encoding uncharacterized protein encodes MFNSEQQSFYTSSIDPRISFSNDFVDAQQAIKYESSYREAPVSTDFEFSVKNYSMIPADEIFFKGTMLPLKDNCTNSQLRKVTLRDELLVDDEYNDAFPTPKSSGWWKEKLRLKRGHFTPKKSDRNRGVLDRVVEKRPVLVHEGGLTNKRTQEELIEGGISCEDSEI; translated from the exons ATGTTCAACAGTGAGCAACAAAGCTTTTACACTTCCTCTATTGACCCAAGAATCTCCTTCTCCAATGATTTTGTGGATGCACAACAAGCCATAAAGTACGAAAGCAGCTATAGAGAAGCACCGGTTTCCACAGATTTCGAGTTCTCGGTGAAAAACTACTCCATGATTCCTGCAGATGAAATCTTCTTCAAGGGCACGATGTTGCCTTTGAAGGATAACTGCACCAACAGCCAACTGCGAAAAGTGACCTTACGAGATGAATTACTTGTCGATGATGAGTATAATGATGCCTTCCCAACACCAAAGAGTTCAGGCTGGTGGAAGGAGAAGCTGAGGTTAAAGAGGGGTCACTTTACACCTAAGAAAAGTGATAGGAACCGTGGGGTTTTGGATAGAGTTGTTGAAAAGAGGCCTGTTTTGGTTCATGAAGGAGGACTAACTAACAAGAGAACACAG GAAGAGTTGATTGAAGGAGGGATAAGTTGTGAAGACAGTGAAATATAA